The genomic DNA CCGCCACCGAGGCCTTTTCCCGGGGCGTGCTGGGCTTTGACGTGGTGGCCCGCTGGCCGGGAGCGCTGTTCGTGTCGGTGGGCGGCTACCACCACCTCGGCCTGAACGCCTGGCAAAGCGGGGGAGGCCGCCCCGCGCCCGAGACGACGGCCCGGCTGCTGGGCGTGGAGCTGACGCTGCCCGGAGCCGCCGAGGTCGAGCGGCTGGCCGCGCACCTGGAGGCCGCCGGAGTCCCCTTCACGCGG from Deinococcus sp. HSC-46F16 includes the following:
- a CDS encoding VOC family protein, with product MAGDDRISNRHALGAPSQEFVAATEAFSRGVLGFDVVARWPGALFVSVGGYHHLGLNAWQSGGGRPAPETTARLLGVELTLPGAAEVERLAAHLEAAGVPFTR